The genomic DNA gaagaccaatgtgtcaggaaattcaaataacccattttaatttgtatttcttgacttaaacattgggggttaacacGACCGtatcctggatatcctcggctcatttaatttACTAGTGGCCACGACCTAATcgtggggtgtaggcatacacctgacagatgctaatgcttattaaaatgtttttataacCCAATACGGGTTTTCCCAATATGGgtattcccaataagggaataagtggtgtgtcggttaatcatgaacCGACATAGTTTCCGGGCCTTATATGTATTGTCAAGTTATGTAAAagtgataacatgagatatagtttgtcccaagttataaaagatttttcgTGTCTTGTGCACctaaatcaattttgaaaatgttttcaaaatgtgtcggttgattgcatttaccagtgaaaactgatgtattttcaaaagactaagtgacatGTGCAAATACATAattaggctggaagctgctcggTATTGCTCGAtgaggaatttgcaactcctttgcATAAGCCTATTAGTCTGTTGAACTCCTTTTGTACATAATGATCCGCCTATGGATTATTATTACAAGCTTGTCCGTATTTATTACTTTGGTATTTCCGGACAActgagtttgtaataatattttatattccaagacttccgctgtgctattctaTGTTTGTTTGACTATGACAATACCAATCTtacatcacgatactccccaccgggtcCACCGGGTTGTAGttgaaatatcggggtgtgacagatgggGATTGGAATGCTGCCAAAAACAAACGCAAGGTTGTTCAGGAACAATTTTTTTTCTAATACTAATTAACCTGAAACAGCTAAAGTTTCTCAACTGAAGGCAACTAACACGTTTGTTAAGCCGAAACAAATTTGGAAATCCAAATGCAAAGCGACAACTTCACCAATCCTTGAAACAACAGGGGACATGTGTTTAAAGGAAGTTTattattttgatgcttcaggaaatcccaggaccacgatgtCCTGGGTACCAATGTCTTACTAAGCTTCTTATTTTTCAGGGACAACCAAGGAGCAGCTATTGACAATCTCTGAAATGTTGATACCGATTGTTCCATGGATataacgggtaacatttcactgttgcaaaaagttcattttttacagatgatatgtttcctttggggGAGATAAAGGAGGTAAGATAAGATCAGCAAGAAAGGTACAATTTAAATTTCGTGCTTTAATTTTGAtattgattagtcttcaatctgatgaccGAATGGTTAAGAAAAAAAACATATTCATTTTCTTTCGTTTATATCTTTGTACATACGTTTTCGTTATTAGTTAAATTTGCTCATAAAGTTtgatgcacaaatttaggggggaaGAGGGTAAACTATGTACATATGTATTGTTTtaggggagaaaatgagaaaaatacaaaaacatttagaaaaatccaaaaagattttattgcATCATGTGGGAaatgaaataaatgttcgtgcgAAAGGGCTTGACTGACACATATAAGGTgctatagctgaaaagactaggatctactgtgATATGttgataggcttgacgctcaaagTGATAAAAGATAcgaagtgatataaacataacaaactatgtaccatgtgggtagcATATCATCGGCTTATGATTTTATGGGCTTAAAGCTTCCGTTGATGGATAGCCAACActtgaggtttcgggtctttatgctgttgagtcatccggggatatcatggttgtccttctgctgcatccagattaTACGCAGACCtaggcacagtcaggatatcttaaaagagccaAAAAGGGTCAAAAACCTTAAAGGAAGAAAATCTCACAATGAGAGAATTTCGTGTGCTTTTAAAGCAaaattcgtaccataaaggtattTTCCTAACCCTCGTTGGACATAAATATTGGTCACTcagctgtacgaaagtactgacctgttcaccaataaTCTGATGTTGTAAATCAAAAAAGGATGgactcagtatactcacctgctacgatgaattgttgtgcttaccttgatcgcggggatatgtcatggtatgggacaaACGTGCAttatagtataatattaccttaagcatatcacaaagttgaaaaatgaaaactgagcgttaaagtttaggtggacaaacatattggcaagcACTTAGACCAGTTAAGTTCGCACCGAAAAGTGTTCCTTGGTCCGCCAGAAAACGactttgatcccattgcaattgtaattgtatattgtAACTGTTGAGTCAgtttctttgtttatttgtgtttctATTTATATTCttatatttaaaaattaaaaaaaaattagaaaatttaatAATCCAAAAAAATAGTGTCTTGTTTTTATAAAATCAGAAATCCAAAAATTgtatattttgtttattttatttaaattattaacCATTATTGAAGATTTGAttgatcatcaaaagttgaaagaGATTTGAATTATGAAATCCGAATACAAGTACTTGGATGTATTAAGTGTTCACATGGTACTTTCCTCTGTTGCATAAAAATGTTTGCTTATAAATTTTTGAGAATGTTACAGAACTTGATTTAAATCAAGAAACAGTGGTTGATAAAGAATGAGATGCTGTTAGCTGCTGACAAAGTATGAAGCATCACAACaagaagatgtacctgagtcaaaAGAACCAGATACGAGTCATTGTCTGACAATGAtagtacatttgaagaagtacctgtgaacctgcttgaaagagaaagattgaaaaagaaaagagctgctgagaatcctTATCTCGCATTCTTTTTAACAAGATGTTCAAGCAGATTCTGATCGTGATCCTAATATGAAGCTaaccaaaagagaaaaagaaagagacccagtgttgtgagttcagaagtcaagaacttcaaCAACACTCAAAGCATATTGACAACCATAGACTTCGTTGATGACATTGCTGAATTCATaatatgaagacaatttgatgcaaaagcctagggggagattgttaggccttAGAAGTGTGAGTCGGATGCATCAAACATATGCAATGGGCTATGGTAGCGAACTGGGCTTTACTAAGTTAGTTTGTATTAGGAATTGGACATTGTATAGGTCATTTGGGCCACGCCTAAGGCCATGAGGGCCAGGCAGGCCCATGGGGAGCCCATGTGGGCCATGGGCTTACCTAGGGTTAAGGACTCATGTTACAGAAATTCCAGAGAAactgagaaagagagagagaagcgATTTGAGTGTGTTTATCTTGTACCAGACGTTTTGCTTTGATAAGTAATAGAATGTGTGCAAGTATTGAAAGTGATTCGGTATTGTTCTTGTTTTTAAGTTTTTCATGaatctcaccaagtttggattccgcccatccttgGTGATTGTGTGATATCATTGTTAGATCTGATTTCGGGACTTACAGTTACGGTTCCACCAAATACACCATACAACAGTTTGTACAACCGAGTAGACTGCTTCCTTCCACAATTTTGGAGCCCCTCACATGGTGATGAAAATTGACCAGGTCTTTATTGTCAAAAGTAATAATAAAGAGACGACAATCTGCACCAATTTGCTACAACATTCCATATACCTTGAGACAACCTACATGACATAAACACATCATCCACAAATTCCACACATTATACTGGGCAAACCAAGGATGTGACTGGCACTCTTCTTCTCGCAAGAGCATCCCGGGTTGGTAGGCGACCTAAGATCAGTCGCCACCACGACAAAACTGACCTACTGTATGCATAATCTGCAACAAAAATAAGACTTGCTAGCTAGTTATGTCAATTCACATCAATTCAACCCCTCCGTCTAGTCAAGTTTGTTTGACCGATAAGTTATGTGTAATCTGTCTTTTATACCCCTcctttgttattgttgttgttgttgttgttattgttattgttattgttattgttattattattattattatcattatcattatcattatcattatcattatcattatcattatcattatcattatcattatcattatcattatcattattattatcattatcattatcattatcattatcattatcattccATCATCAGTACAATTGGAATTGGAAACACTGATCGCACGAAAGGGGTGGATTGATATGAATTGGAAAGCCTAGGGACTAAATCTAAAGAATTTTAGAAATATGGACTCAAAGTGTCAATTACAGCAAACCACAGAGGCTTAAACAACAATTTActccaataataataataataataataataataataataataataataataataataataataataataataataataataataataataataataataataataataataataggtaTAATCAGTATTTAAGGTAGGTCAGGTTATATTGTGCTCACCAAAAATCCCTTAGTACCACCCACCGCATCATACGGGCAACCCTCTAGTTACCTTATAAAACATTTATTTAGAGCACACGTTTAATTGAAGTTCAATTTTAAGACAGTTAAGAAGACTTATATTGCATTTAGTATAATGTTTGATGAATAAATAACTTGTAATTTAGGATTTTATAACTCTTGATATTAATGAAATATTTAATGGATATAATATTAAATGACATATAATTCTACAAATATAAACTatttattattcttttttttGGGTAAACGGAATTACCctggtaaattttataaaaatgcAATCAAAACATAGGTGTGCCTGAAATAGCACACACAGCTAGccttggcataccaagactaggaaACAAGACGAAAAAACACAACCCTCAACAAGACAACCAGACAAACAAAACATGACCCGAACAAAACACAACCACACCAATTAAGATCTATCTAAACACAATACATTTGAATTGCCTTAACCCGGGTCTTCGTTCAGCGCCCTTACTGGGATCTGCCACTTCTTCACAACTCTATTATAATCCACATGCCCTTGAAGTTTGAAATCCATTAACCGAAGCCGAACAGTGTTTTTAATCTTCTCGGTCACCTGAATAACCGAACATTCAAGTCTAGAGAAAAGCCGGTTATTACGTTCTTGCCAAATGAAATAAGTCGCAGCCGCAAGCACCAACTTACACACCACTTGATCCAATCTTTTTGAATTCGAGTGCTGGTCCATCCACGCCGAAATAGAGGCCCATGATTCAGTAACACTAGCCATATCAACCATAGCCTTTACATTCGTCCAGACCTGCGAAGCAAAAGCACACGAGAAAAAAAGATGGTCTCTCGAGTCTCGATCATGTTGGCAAAGGGGGCAGCACATGAGCCTTAAATTTGTTTCACTACCCGCTTCCCAAACTTTCAGCTGATCCTGAGTTCTCAGCTTATTTTTTATAACCAACCATAACTGAAATGAATGTCGTGGAATACATTGGCTGAACCAAACCATATTCGCCCAGCTAATAGGAATGTCTCGTGTACGAATACTATGCCAAACTTCCAACGAGCTAAAGTGCCGATGATTACCCTCCAAATCCTTCCAAACCGTTTGATCCTGTAACTGAGAACTAGGCAATTCAAGACTCAAACCAATCAATACTGGATAAAGATCATACCATGCTTGAGGCCATTTCCATTGACCATTCTCGTCAAGTAAATCCGCACCAGAAGATTGGAGATTAAAGCCCGCATTTGCAGTACGTCTTGGAGTTATCATCGACCCGAGGGGGCTCAGGTGACACCAGTTATCACTCCAAGCATttgtttgtgtcacaccccgatttccacgtgtatcaccggtgggcccggtgggggattaccgtgacgtagttggcaacaatatagtcaaaccacaatatataaatgcacagcggaagcataaaggtAAATAtgattcaaccatttactgtaatatcaaatgtatcacaagtagttgaatagtatccacaggagggatcaaattaaataaaaatattgttcaacagatgagacatcaagcttgcgagacttcttaagatgctaaggagctactgccagccaatttcgtatagtacctgcacttaatctttttgggaaaatacgtcagtttacactggtaaatacattcagccgacacttttgaaaaaggtttattaaaatttgatttgaatgcacgaggcacaaattcttttataacttgggataattatttaaaattataatcttgtgaacgaattacatgttccttctatgcgttcagtagcccggatcctgtccgggttaaagatcaatagacacaccacattttgcgtaaaaccgaggcgggtaaccatcggctacgtcttttaatagtatagacatcataccgggtgtacgcctacacccgggtgtcgaggtcatggccatttcgtaaaatgatgccaaggatatccgggacatggtcattgaccccccaaaggcttttaagtaacaagactgtttaaatgagccgatcaaattattcaattaaccacctaagcgatggaagatttgatgctcaatcaagcggtattttatataccgtaacccaagcccgtataagggaaaataagttaaaagtatttacctttgcaagtattatccttaatcagttaaatcacagatatcttttactggggctccttattctggaacgaaggttttaaaataacctattagaatcctaacgggtctttatattagccatagcctagaccggttagttttcgagggatagatacggtttaatcgcgtgaaaggcgaaaaccgagaatggaatgtgattctgacccaacaagttcagagacttgttttatacgggtttaatattcacactctaaatcttggggtcaaaatgatatggtttgacccgtatcggctaatttatgtaaactagttacataagccgaaccgtgcgcgcaataggcgcaacgggtaaccgtaggagtcctacactgttttcctaagtcaatatactttaaagaggttgtggtatcagtaggataccttccataatgcccgtaacgagttttagtccattatacgccccgtaggggttttccggtcattttaaagacttttaaagggatttctgagttctacaggaaacctgagtttcccaatcagtttaataagtctaaaatatcttatttattatttaaaatcagcagcaactggaatcgggtcaaaagaccttgtagaactcaagttttaccgaaccgtagccataaccgcaggttatgagcaggttaaaattaattaaaaatctttaaaaatcccaaaatattattttactacagtgggtaaaagttttggtgacgaaatcttggtttaggtaggcgttatgctaattgcgccgtttattacaaaagtttcttataaatgcgctatttagcataactcccattctagacctcggattggcgtgaaactttagggacatgcttagaatttagtaagcaaggttatggtcgcttcacgtgtccgaaatactcgttttattttaaaaagggcgttacggtcaacttttaagtaattaacggaaatgcgtaaaagactcggacaaacaacgaaccggccacagagggtgataccatcacgtgacctggtcctaagagagtcctaaggcatatctacattgcactaaaatgggtcagaactgaagtcaaagcaaaagtcaaacttttgcgacattcggctccgatcCGGTTCAATAtatcaaatggccgaatcaaacgagtttagacaagtttatataccaaatatcatgttttatgagtgttcaaacaggtttcacatcatctacattacagattatgcaagaatcgcaaaaatgactttctgttgactttttaagcattcgtttgactcaacatttgaactagttagagtggtgatcagagggaacccttttaggggtttattacccacataaataccaacacataactacttttgattcgacaattcactggaccattcatGAACTAttgcaaagtcaatcgttagttacgacggattgacttttaggctaaactaagcaaaaacaaagccatagaaggtttggcatacttacagagacttgatGTAAGACTTAGAACTAGAGAAGAACACTTTGGAGCTTCAGGAATGAGCAGAAGGTGTGTTTTGAAGTGTGTTCTTAATTGTGACTatacatggccttttatagtgcatAAGGAGcctttagatcattacaacacacccTACAATTGAGTATGGATCaatggcaggtgtcctaaggtgctatgggtcgagtagggggcgcccataaCTCTGAGAAACCCATACTTAATTGTTTTActgctttaaacagccaacagccaattttctgtcgctgggcatcgcttacggaccgtatggcttgggccttgcggtccgtaagccagtggcggatctaatttaatcattcacccccttacagtccgtaaggcaggacctttacggtccgtaagggttggtttttaaatctttttaaatgattaataaaatctttggtaattaataacctgacctttcgggtttgaaggggtaactttgcgatttgggcctcggttaattacaattaaggccTCGGGTCTTTTATTCGTAcagttaagcccccggttagttcgattattatccgaaaagctttaatttatattgttgacgcttttaacccctcgctcacgaatttgatcataacttcctcgttttaaaacggaacttcgcggtaTATATATAGTTCATTCTAGTGAGCGTTTTTGACtgtttacaaagcttcgggtatgtcaaagggtcactcagaggtataattacacatgttgacacagttaacccctgtagtttgtaatctctcactttcttccgcgtttcgcttcagtacgatccatgatttattcgtttgaaggtacgagcatcgtttagggttactatacagtatacttacccttaattgacatttataaccctcgaatttacatactttcaaggtttgtcaacattagtcctttattaatattatatgccacgtgtaaactcaagacacgtgtcaataccttattggacacaaaatttcgaggtgttacatcctcacccccttaaaataaatctcgacccgagatttactcaaacaaatagggatatttctccttcatcgtggattcaacttcccacgtgaattcgggacctctccgggcgtcccatttaacctttactatcggcacatgttttcttcggagctttttcacctgtcggtcttcaatcgaccaaggcttctccacaaacttcaagctttcatctatatgcacatctgtgtgtggaatcactaatgattcatcagcgaagcatttctttagattgcagatgtggaacacgttgtggaTTCCATTGAGTTCTTccggtaagttcaacttataggcaactgacccgacacgttcgataacctcaaaaggtcctatgtaccacgggctcagtttacccttcttaccgaatcgcatcactcccttccagggtgatacctttagcagcactttttcacctacatcgaagtgaaaatccttacgctttgggtcagcgtagcttttctgcctatcacgggcagccttgagacgttcccgaatctggacaatcttgtccgttgtctcgaaaactatctctggtcctgataattggacctctcccacttctgcccaacaaacaggcgatctacacttcctaccgtataatgcctcgaaaggcgcaacctttatgctggtatggtagctattgttgtaggagaattcgattaggggtaggttcttatcccaactaccacctagatcgatagcacatgctcgcagcatgtcttctaacgtttgaatagtacgctcactctgaccgtctgtctgaggatggtaagccgtactgaagttcaaacgtgtgcc from Helianthus annuus cultivar XRQ/B chromosome 7, HanXRQr2.0-SUNRISE, whole genome shotgun sequence includes the following:
- the LOC110866491 gene encoding uncharacterized protein LOC110866491; this translates as MITPRRTANAGFNLQSSGADLLDENGQWKWPQAWYDLYPVLIGLSLELPSSQLQDQTVWKDLEGNHRHFSSLEVWHSIRTRDIPISWANMVWFSQCIPRHSFQLWLVIKNKLRTQDQLKVWEAGSETNLRLMCCPLCQHDRDSRDHLFFSCAFASQVWTNVKAMVDMASVTESWASISAWMDQHSNSKRLDQVVCKLVLAAATYFIWQERNNRLFSRLECSVIQVTEKIKNTVRLRLMDFKLQGHVDYNRVVKKWQIPVRALNEDPG